Proteins encoded in a region of the Massilia sp. UMI-21 genome:
- a CDS encoding chemotaxis protein CheV, whose protein sequence is MKSVQQEVDERSNLTGTNKFELLLFRLGGDENGERSELFGINVFKIREIVAMPEITAVAGAMPHVLGVVNLRGQIIQVLDLPAIAGVKPKTGLNIMLVTEFARTTQAFAVESVEEIVRLDWNQVMSAEHAAGSGMVTSIARLPDESGQAGRLAQVLDVETILRSMNPDSAPEINQQTVGAKIRIKPGSVVLAADDSVVARALIEQGLEAMGLPFIMAKSGKEAWDQLHSIAASAEAEGASVHDKVALVLTDLEMPEMDGFTLTRNIKKSARFSSLPVVIHSSLSGTTNEEHVKNVQADAYVAKFSAEDLAGTIRRLLRQ, encoded by the coding sequence ATGAAATCGGTTCAACAGGAAGTCGACGAGCGCAGCAATCTGACGGGCACCAACAAGTTCGAACTGCTTCTGTTCCGCCTCGGCGGCGACGAGAACGGCGAACGTAGCGAATTGTTCGGCATCAACGTGTTCAAGATCCGCGAGATCGTGGCGATGCCCGAGATTACCGCCGTGGCCGGCGCGATGCCGCACGTGCTGGGCGTGGTCAACCTGCGCGGCCAGATCATCCAGGTGCTGGACCTGCCGGCGATCGCCGGGGTCAAGCCGAAGACCGGCCTGAACATCATGCTGGTCACGGAATTTGCCCGAACCACCCAGGCCTTTGCCGTCGAAAGCGTAGAGGAAATCGTCCGCCTGGACTGGAACCAGGTGATGTCGGCCGAGCACGCCGCGGGCAGCGGCATGGTCACCAGCATCGCCCGCCTGCCCGACGAGAGCGGCCAGGCCGGGCGCCTGGCGCAGGTGCTCGACGTCGAGACCATCCTGCGCAGCATGAACCCCGATTCCGCACCCGAGATCAACCAGCAGACGGTCGGCGCGAAGATCAGGATCAAGCCAGGCTCGGTCGTGCTCGCCGCCGACGATTCGGTGGTGGCGCGCGCCCTGATCGAACAGGGCCTGGAAGCGATGGGCCTGCCCTTCATCATGGCCAAGAGCGGCAAGGAAGCCTGGGACCAGCTCCATAGCATCGCCGCCAGCGCCGAAGCCGAAGGGGCGAGCGTGCACGACAAGGTCGCCCTGGTGCTGACCGACCTCGAGATGCCGGAAATGGATGGCTTCACCCTGACCCGCAACATCAAGAAGAGCGCGCGTTTTTCCAGCTTGCCGGTGGTGATCCATTCTTCGCTGTCGGGCACCACCAATGAGGAGCACGTCAAGAACGTGCAGGCCGATGCCTACGTGGCCAAGTTCTCGGCCGAAGACCTGGCGGGCACGATCCGCCGCCTGCTGCGCCAGTAA
- a CDS encoding DUF305 domain-containing protein, whose protein sequence is MDEQAHGKHMGMGWGKFAAMIVTSVVIMCFLMYQLVYSADHVFFAVNRLVASLVMGCVMTVVMLGFMWSMYKGTGTKIAVVVVAAIAAIALLAANRAQTFIDDLRFMKSMIPHHSIAINNARKASISDPRVRKLADGIIASQVKEIAEMKALIQDIEDKGERGDTPLPPRSTALTPEMAQQVRDAVR, encoded by the coding sequence ATGGACGAGCAAGCGCATGGCAAGCATATGGGAATGGGCTGGGGGAAGTTCGCAGCGATGATCGTGACCTCGGTCGTCATCATGTGCTTCCTGATGTATCAGTTGGTGTACAGCGCCGACCATGTCTTTTTCGCCGTCAACCGGCTGGTGGCATCCCTGGTGATGGGATGCGTCATGACCGTCGTGATGCTGGGCTTCATGTGGTCGATGTACAAGGGCACCGGGACCAAGATCGCAGTCGTGGTGGTCGCCGCCATCGCCGCCATTGCCTTGCTCGCCGCTAACCGCGCGCAGACGTTCATCGACGACCTCCGGTTCATGAAGTCGATGATCCCGCACCATTCGATTGCCATCAACAATGCGCGCAAGGCGAGCATCAGCGACCCGCGCGTGCGCAAGCTGGCTGACGGGATCATTGCTTCCCAGGTCAAGGAAATCGCCGAGATGAAAGCGCTCATCCAGGATATCGAGGACAAGGGCGAACGCGGCGACACGCCGCTGCCGCCACGTTCCACCGCGCTGACACCGGAGATGGCGCAGCAAGTGCGCGACGCTGTGCGTTAG
- a CDS encoding AAA family ATPase, which produces MNLQHERIAALCESLNLPFVAQGYGAATQKAAKQEMAYSDFLEGLLREEAAGRNVRKQSMMTRLAGFPAVKTLDEFNYDFAKGVKRSQVEELAGLGFVERHENVVLVGPSGVGKTHLAMALGYKATQAGIKTRFTTAADLMLALSTAHTQNNLKAVMHRAIKAYRLLIIDEIGYLPMNREQANLFFQVIAALYERSSLIVTSNLPFGQWDTTFAQDTTLTAALLDRLLHHAHIVPIAGESYRLKHQRQAGMMRGSDVAEVG; this is translated from the coding sequence ATGAACCTGCAGCATGAGCGTATCGCGGCGTTGTGCGAGAGCCTGAACCTGCCGTTCGTGGCACAGGGCTATGGCGCCGCAACCCAGAAGGCGGCGAAGCAGGAGATGGCCTACAGCGACTTCCTGGAGGGGCTCTTGAGGGAAGAAGCCGCCGGACGCAACGTACGCAAGCAGAGCATGATGACCAGGCTGGCCGGGTTCCCGGCAGTGAAGACGCTGGACGAGTTCAACTATGACTTCGCCAAAGGCGTCAAGCGCAGCCAGGTCGAGGAACTGGCCGGCCTGGGCTTCGTTGAACGGCATGAAAACGTGGTGCTGGTCGGGCCCAGCGGCGTAGGCAAGACGCACCTGGCAATGGCACTGGGCTACAAGGCCACGCAGGCAGGCATCAAGACGCGCTTCACGACGGCGGCCGACTTGATGTTGGCGTTGTCGACGGCGCATACGCAGAACAATCTGAAAGCGGTGATGCACCGCGCGATCAAGGCGTATCGGCTCTTGATCATCGACGAGATCGGCTATTTACCGATGAACCGGGAACAGGCCAACCTGTTCTTCCAGGTGATCGCGGCCCTGTATGAGCGTAGCAGCCTGATCGTGACCAGCAACCTGCCGTTCGGGCAGTGGGACACGACCTTCGCGCAGGACACGACGCTGACCGCGGCCCTGCTCGACCGGCTGCTGCACCACGCGCACATCGTGCCGATTGCAGGGGAAAGCTACCGGCTGAAGCACCAGCGCCAGGCCGGGATGATGAGGGGGAGCGATGTTGCAGAAGTTGGCTGA
- a CDS encoding IS21 family transposase yields the protein MKPKEVYVEIQLLKRHGLSLRQIAAEVGCAVNTVRRHLALEAVPKYERKVKRQTKLAQFEQYLRDRQQAAQPDVIPATVLYREIAARGYEGGMSQLRAFLRTLRPAPPADPVVRFETAMGEQLQVDWVEFRKGSAPLHAFCATLGFSRASYVEFVSNMKVETLIACHERAFAAFGGVTRRVLYDNMKTVVLERDAYGEGEHRFHAGFLDYARHSGFVIKLCQPYRAKTKGKVERFNGYLRRSFYVPLASRLAQSGQKLDVVTANVEVAHWLRDVANARIHGTTGEPPAEALKREVEHLQALPAPWRADIAAARPQTSTAAPAAPRPAAVVERIAQPSPVQHPLQVYDALLVRVTEGVAA from the coding sequence TTGAAACCCAAAGAGGTGTACGTGGAAATTCAACTCCTGAAGAGGCATGGGTTAAGCCTTCGGCAGATCGCCGCCGAGGTAGGCTGCGCAGTGAACACGGTACGCCGGCATCTGGCCCTGGAGGCCGTGCCGAAGTACGAACGCAAGGTCAAACGCCAGACGAAGCTGGCGCAATTCGAGCAGTACCTGAGAGATCGGCAGCAAGCCGCTCAGCCCGACGTGATTCCGGCCACCGTGCTGTACCGCGAGATCGCCGCTCGCGGCTACGAGGGCGGCATGAGCCAGTTGAGGGCCTTTCTGCGCACCTTGCGCCCGGCGCCTCCAGCCGACCCGGTGGTGCGTTTCGAGACGGCGATGGGCGAGCAGCTGCAGGTGGACTGGGTCGAATTCCGTAAAGGCAGCGCACCCTTGCACGCGTTCTGCGCGACGCTCGGCTTTAGCCGGGCGAGCTACGTGGAGTTCGTCAGCAACATGAAGGTGGAGACCCTGATCGCTTGCCACGAGCGCGCCTTTGCGGCGTTCGGTGGCGTGACGCGGCGGGTCCTGTACGACAACATGAAGACGGTGGTGCTGGAACGCGATGCGTACGGCGAAGGCGAGCACCGCTTCCACGCCGGCTTCCTGGACTACGCCAGGCATAGCGGTTTCGTGATCAAGCTGTGCCAGCCGTACCGGGCCAAGACCAAGGGCAAGGTCGAACGATTCAACGGCTACCTGCGTCGTTCGTTCTACGTGCCGCTGGCGAGCCGGCTCGCGCAGAGCGGCCAGAAGCTCGACGTCGTGACGGCCAACGTGGAAGTGGCCCACTGGTTGCGCGACGTGGCCAATGCGCGCATCCACGGAACAACCGGAGAGCCGCCAGCCGAAGCATTGAAGCGGGAGGTGGAGCACCTGCAAGCGCTACCGGCACCGTGGCGGGCGGACATCGCGGCAGCCAGGCCGCAAACGAGTACTGCAGCACCTGCGGCGCCGCGGCCGGCGGCGGTGGTGGAGCGGATCGCGCAACCGTCTCCAGTACAGCATCCGCTACAGGTGTACGACGCGCTGCTGGTGCGGGTTACTGAAGGGGTGGCGGCATGA
- a CDS encoding tyrosine-type recombinase/integrase produces the protein MTKRTTWDANPVMAFDAFIVSLDFAETAKRLPADNKFKTLSAHSVATYRFMFGNFCNWMSEQGKTFSAVDKSDIRRFINRSDENGPVINSKIAYRYLRLLERCYQHLEMNPNPAREAILATGPAEFMRNAPTRALSDDQLRRFFDALPAAPARVRRTSAFDGWKRRRDRAMQLVMALAGLRVSEAIGLLLGEIGQQADLDGAIELTVTPREKHDTSHEHVTLLPREGAVELQAWLGERARMGIPGDLVFPANTEGRKMIKKTVYMQVRATFERAGIDLSRAGGRTLRNTFAQRKLAEGAAPDALKDTLGLALERSAADYRFARVKPDPED, from the coding sequence ATGACCAAGCGCACTACCTGGGACGCCAATCCGGTCATGGCCTTCGATGCCTTCATCGTCAGCCTCGACTTTGCCGAAACCGCCAAGCGCCTGCCGGCCGACAACAAGTTCAAGACGCTCTCGGCGCACTCCGTCGCGACCTATCGCTTCATGTTCGGGAATTTTTGCAACTGGATGAGCGAACAAGGAAAGACCTTCTCCGCCGTCGACAAGTCCGACATCAGGCGCTTCATCAATCGCAGCGACGAGAACGGCCCGGTCATCAATAGCAAGATCGCCTACCGTTACCTGCGCCTGCTCGAGCGCTGCTACCAGCATCTCGAAATGAATCCGAACCCGGCGCGCGAGGCCATCCTGGCCACCGGTCCGGCCGAATTCATGCGCAATGCCCCTACCCGGGCGTTGTCGGACGACCAGTTGCGCCGCTTCTTCGACGCCCTGCCTGCCGCGCCGGCACGCGTGCGCCGCACTTCCGCCTTCGACGGCTGGAAGCGCCGGCGCGACCGGGCCATGCAGCTGGTGATGGCGCTGGCGGGGCTGCGGGTGTCCGAGGCGATCGGCCTGCTGCTCGGCGAGATCGGGCAGCAGGCCGACCTCGACGGCGCCATCGAACTGACCGTCACCCCGAGGGAAAAGCACGATACGAGCCACGAACACGTGACCCTCCTCCCGCGCGAGGGCGCGGTCGAGCTGCAGGCCTGGCTGGGCGAGCGCGCCAGGATGGGTATTCCGGGCGACTTGGTGTTCCCTGCCAATACCGAGGGCCGCAAGATGATCAAGAAAACCGTCTACATGCAGGTCCGGGCCACGTTCGAACGCGCCGGCATCGACCTGTCGCGGGCCGGCGGTCGCACTCTGCGCAACACCTTCGCCCAGCGCAAACTGGCCGAGGGTGCAGCGCCCGATGCGCTCAAGGACACGCTCGGCCTGGCGCTCGAGCGCTCCGCTGCCGACTACCGGTTTGCGCGCGTCAAACCGGACCCCGAGGACTGA
- a CDS encoding DNA-binding protein — MPEQNDLDAALQADVEKLRAEHPRTPDLYREVCIVMFFRYGVTPTANKLYQLVRKGSMSAPTEALRAFWADLRRSGKVDLGQPDLPVDLAQAAGDLVSKLWSSARTAADQSLDQFRQAAVQERDSALQDRQTVQDQLDNANRERQILTAKLETAFRENANLREEAAVSLAATAEMNARLSDARHAVSEAERRLEVTRIQHAEEIERVTARIAHAEERFAALEHRALVEIDRERTTANKLEKALESERSLSATSTQRLQSELTNARIEAAKQARDFAALEEKLKAAINERDIARDKAEQLQVAISDLTGQIAVERARAEILREQLNRRPSASARAAKPSSEGKIRITRRAKAKPAV; from the coding sequence ATGCCGGAGCAAAACGATCTAGACGCCGCATTGCAGGCGGATGTGGAAAAGCTGCGCGCGGAGCATCCGCGGACCCCTGACCTCTACAGGGAGGTATGCATCGTCATGTTTTTCCGGTACGGCGTTACACCGACCGCCAATAAGCTGTATCAGCTAGTTCGTAAAGGGAGCATGTCGGCCCCGACCGAGGCGCTGCGCGCTTTCTGGGCCGATCTACGCCGGTCGGGCAAGGTGGATCTGGGTCAACCTGATCTGCCTGTCGACTTGGCGCAGGCCGCCGGCGATCTGGTGTCAAAGCTCTGGAGCTCGGCCCGGACCGCGGCTGACCAGTCTCTTGACCAGTTTCGGCAGGCAGCAGTGCAAGAACGTGACTCGGCACTACAAGATAGACAGACTGTCCAGGATCAACTCGATAACGCCAATCGAGAACGGCAGATCCTCACCGCAAAACTGGAGACCGCTTTCCGAGAAAACGCGAACTTGCGTGAAGAGGCGGCCGTCAGTTTGGCGGCAACTGCCGAGATGAACGCAAGGCTTTCGGATGCTCGTCACGCTGTTTCGGAAGCGGAGCGGCGGCTTGAGGTAACGCGTATCCAACACGCTGAGGAGATCGAGCGGGTTACGGCGCGGATTGCGCACGCCGAGGAGCGCTTCGCTGCGTTGGAACACCGCGCCCTGGTCGAAATCGATCGCGAACGTACGACCGCAAACAAACTGGAGAAGGCTCTCGAGTCAGAGCGAAGCCTGTCTGCGACGTCAACGCAGCGACTCCAGTCCGAGCTGACGAATGCTCGGATCGAAGCGGCGAAGCAGGCCAGAGACTTTGCCGCGCTAGAAGAGAAGCTGAAAGCCGCAATCAATGAGAGGGACATTGCTCGAGACAAGGCCGAGCAATTGCAGGTCGCCATATCGGATTTGACTGGGCAGATCGCGGTCGAGCGGGCACGCGCGGAGATCCTTCGTGAACAGCTAAACCGCCGTCCCTCTGCGTCGGCACGCGCAGCAAAACCAAGTTCGGAGGGGAAAATTCGCATCACGCGCCGGGCTAAAGCAAAGCCAGCTGTATGA
- a CDS encoding Lateral flagellin: MLSLHTNNAALSAQNSISRTQSSLSTSMTRLSTGYRINSAMDDAAGLQIASRLKAQTSGMAVAMRNTQNSTSMLQTAEGALDEVSNMLVRMKDLATQAADASSTDDDKTAMQSEYDALGLELANVLDNTSFGGTKLLVGGTVASSMTFQIGASASETMSVDLSADVSSIVTDVSAATANYSAATTGAELTGAGAANGTITKLETALASVNKVRSGLGAAANRLEHVYNNLSNISTNSKAAAGLIMDVDFATESANMTSNQMLLQAGTAMLKQSNSMSSMVMSLLQ, encoded by the coding sequence ATGCTGAGCCTTCACACCAACAACGCCGCACTGTCCGCACAAAACTCGATCAGCCGCACCCAGAGCTCGCTGTCGACCTCGATGACCCGCCTGTCGACCGGCTACCGCATCAACTCGGCAATGGACGACGCCGCCGGCCTGCAGATCGCCTCGCGCCTGAAAGCCCAGACCTCGGGCATGGCTGTCGCCATGCGCAACACCCAGAACTCGACCTCGATGCTGCAGACCGCCGAAGGCGCGCTGGACGAAGTCAGCAACATGCTGGTCCGCATGAAAGACCTGGCAACCCAGGCCGCCGACGCCTCGTCGACCGACGACGACAAGACCGCCATGCAGTCGGAATACGATGCGCTGGGCCTGGAACTGGCGAACGTCCTGGACAACACCAGCTTCGGCGGCACCAAGCTGCTGGTGGGCGGCACCGTCGCGTCGTCGATGACCTTCCAGATCGGCGCATCGGCAAGCGAAACCATGAGCGTCGACCTGAGCGCCGACGTGAGCTCGATCGTCACCGACGTCAGCGCTGCCACCGCGAACTACTCGGCCGCCACCACCGGCGCCGAACTGACCGGCGCCGGCGCCGCCAACGGCACCATCACCAAGCTGGAAACCGCACTGGCATCGGTCAACAAGGTCCGTTCGGGCCTGGGCGCCGCCGCCAACCGCCTCGAGCACGTGTACAACAACCTGTCGAACATCAGCACCAACAGCAAGGCCGCGGCCGGCCTGATCATGGACGTGGACTTCGCGACCGAAAGCGCGAACATGACCTCGAACCAGATGCTGCTGCAAGCCGGTACCGCCATGCTGAAGCAGTCGAACAGCATGTCCTCGATGGTCATGTCGCTGCTGCAGTAA
- a CDS encoding putative glycolipid-binding domain-containing protein produces the protein MLRAYRWRSEDGAGLEHLSLHHRDEVIVADGVVIGDCGDGPFGCSYRICCDSGWRVRSLEVHAAGGESLVLTSDGSGRWRDGDGADQPQLTGCIDVDIAATPFTNTLPIRRLGSRLLGRTGIAVVYIPVPALAPSRLEQAYTPLPDGRYLYEGPIGAFEAVLELDADGLVLRYPALFARLDAP, from the coding sequence ATGCTGCGCGCATACCGTTGGCGATCCGAGGACGGCGCCGGACTGGAACACCTGAGCTTGCACCACCGGGACGAGGTGATCGTCGCCGACGGGGTCGTCATTGGCGATTGCGGCGACGGGCCGTTCGGCTGCAGCTACCGCATTTGCTGCGACAGCGGCTGGCGCGTGCGCTCGCTCGAGGTGCATGCGGCCGGGGGCGAGTCCCTGGTCCTGACCAGCGACGGCAGCGGCCGCTGGCGCGACGGCGACGGCGCCGACCAGCCTCAACTGACCGGCTGCATCGACGTCGACATCGCCGCCACTCCCTTCACCAACACCCTGCCGATCCGGCGCCTGGGCAGCAGGCTGCTGGGACGCACCGGCATCGCGGTGGTCTACATCCCGGTTCCCGCGCTCGCGCCAAGCCGCCTGGAGCAGGCCTATACGCCGCTGCCGGACGGCCGCTACCTGTACGAAGGGCCGATCGGCGCTTTCGAGGCCGTGCTCGAACTGGACGCCGACGGCCTGGTGCTACGCTATCCCGCGCTGTTCGCCCGGCTCGATGCCCCCTGA
- a CDS encoding AI-2E family transporter: MNVQPPSLRLTANTVVSATCVVALLYFGREVLEPLALALILSLVLAPLVRSMTRIGLARMPAVLLSVAVVGTCVGGVGAVLFDQLVTITRDLPQYRKAIKTKVANVRELIERPITRIEAELSAVAPVPAAEAARVRRGNLVVTPNQPLPVEVRTPRTMKDTLGRVINLVWGPIGEAGVVLILLVFILLEQGSLRDRLVRLAGQAEVSRTIRTLGDAAQGVSRFFFSQFIVNATFGTLIGVSLWLAGVPHAILWGVLSGVLRFVPYLGVLLAGAIIAVFVAAIDPGWSLALTCMAIFLAFELVLANFIEPKVYGHSSGLSPLAVIVSALFWGALWGPVGLLLSTPLTLCLVVAGRHVRALAPITILLGDAPNMSDAERFHQRVLAGEADELTKDARAYVRRYSFARYCDHVLLPGLRMAVSDLGTGSIDKAQEARMRAVIANIADTVASAADGGARGRRKPVPLLDANIGAHLRQMREARFGRWQGSLDVPHGSIVLCAGLPSERDEFLTELLVRALREGDVDARSVVVGSPSAHPEGGAPQLVSTVFITYPRQDNFEAWRTAVAELRADLPEALMVTVLLPYDEQLPKRALVEAYVDMILRSFEEGLAFVAPDRGTPARTAGIPELAR, encoded by the coding sequence ATGAATGTCCAGCCACCATCCCTGCGCCTGACGGCGAATACCGTCGTCAGCGCCACCTGCGTCGTCGCCCTGCTCTATTTCGGACGTGAAGTGCTCGAGCCGCTGGCGCTGGCGCTGATCCTGAGCCTGGTCCTGGCGCCGCTGGTGCGCAGCATGACGCGGATCGGCCTGGCGCGCATGCCGGCGGTCCTGCTGTCGGTGGCCGTGGTCGGCACCTGCGTCGGCGGGGTCGGCGCGGTGCTGTTCGACCAGCTGGTGACGATCACGCGCGACCTTCCGCAGTACCGCAAGGCGATCAAGACCAAGGTGGCCAATGTGCGCGAGCTCATCGAGCGCCCGATCACCCGCATCGAGGCCGAGCTGAGCGCGGTGGCGCCGGTCCCGGCGGCCGAGGCGGCGCGCGTGCGCCGCGGCAACCTGGTGGTCACGCCCAACCAGCCGCTCCCGGTCGAGGTGCGCACGCCGCGCACCATGAAGGACACCCTGGGACGCGTCATCAACCTGGTGTGGGGGCCGATCGGCGAGGCCGGCGTGGTCCTGATCCTGCTGGTCTTCATCCTGCTCGAGCAGGGCTCGCTGCGCGACCGCCTGGTGCGCCTGGCCGGCCAGGCCGAGGTGAGCCGAACCATCCGCACGCTGGGCGACGCCGCCCAGGGCGTGTCGCGCTTCTTCTTTTCGCAATTCATCGTGAATGCCACCTTCGGCACCCTGATCGGCGTGTCGCTTTGGCTGGCCGGGGTGCCGCATGCCATCCTGTGGGGCGTGCTCAGCGGCGTGCTGCGCTTCGTACCTTACCTGGGCGTCCTGCTGGCAGGCGCCATCATCGCCGTGTTCGTGGCCGCCATCGACCCGGGCTGGTCGCTGGCGCTCACCTGCATGGCGATCTTCCTGGCTTTCGAGCTGGTGCTGGCGAACTTCATCGAGCCGAAGGTCTACGGACACAGTTCGGGACTGTCGCCGCTGGCGGTGATCGTCTCGGCACTGTTCTGGGGCGCGCTGTGGGGGCCGGTCGGCCTGCTGCTGTCGACCCCGCTCACCCTGTGCCTGGTGGTGGCCGGGCGCCACGTGCGGGCGCTGGCGCCGATCACCATCCTGCTGGGCGACGCGCCGAACATGTCCGACGCCGAACGCTTCCACCAGCGCGTGCTGGCCGGCGAAGCCGACGAACTGACCAAGGACGCGCGCGCCTACGTGCGCCGCTACAGTTTCGCCCGCTACTGCGACCATGTGCTGCTGCCGGGCCTGCGCATGGCGGTCTCCGACCTCGGCACCGGCTCCATCGACAAGGCCCAGGAAGCCCGCATGCGGGCGGTGATCGCCAACATTGCCGACACCGTGGCCTCGGCCGCGGACGGCGGCGCGCGCGGCCGCCGCAAGCCGGTTCCCTTGCTGGACGCGAACATCGGCGCCCACCTGCGCCAGATGCGCGAGGCACGCTTCGGCCGCTGGCAGGGTTCGCTCGACGTGCCGCACGGCTCGATCGTCCTGTGCGCCGGCCTGCCATCCGAGCGCGACGAGTTCCTGACCGAACTGCTGGTGCGGGCCTTGCGCGAGGGCGATGTCGACGCGCGCAGCGTGGTGGTCGGCTCGCCGTCGGCACACCCCGAGGGCGGCGCGCCGCAACTGGTCTCGACCGTGTTCATCACCTATCCGCGCCAGGACAACTTCGAGGCCTGGCGCACCGCGGTCGCCGAGCTGCGCGCCGACCTGCCCGAAGCGCTGATGGTGACGGTGCTGCTGCCCTACGACGAGCAGTTGCCCAAGCGCGCGCTGGTCGAGGCCTATGTCGACATGATCCTGCGCTCTTTCGAGGAGGGCCTGGCCTTCGTCGCGCCGGACCGCGGGACGCCGGCCCGGACTGCGGGCATCCCGGAACTGGCGCGCTGA
- a CDS encoding DUF1311 domain-containing protein — MKKLFIFTLVAASAFAESALAAENCKNPQSQLAMNTCAAKDYEREDARLNKTYKELVTKLEKDRREKIKEIQIAWIKYRDLQCDFDSAGYEGGTMYSLVRSSCLSQMTRERTKDLKAMLEEAAM; from the coding sequence ATGAAAAAACTGTTCATCTTTACCCTGGTAGCTGCATCCGCCTTCGCAGAAAGTGCGCTTGCTGCCGAAAACTGCAAGAATCCGCAATCTCAGTTGGCGATGAATACTTGCGCCGCAAAAGACTATGAGCGTGAGGATGCTCGCTTGAACAAGACCTATAAGGAACTTGTAACCAAGCTGGAAAAGGACCGCCGCGAGAAGATTAAAGAAATTCAAATCGCATGGATCAAGTACAGGGATCTGCAATGCGACTTCGATTCGGCGGGCTATGAAGGCGGCACGATGTACTCGTTGGTCCGCTCTAGCTGCTTGTCTCAGATGACGAGGGAACGTACCAAAGACCTGAAAGCGATGCTGGAAGAGGCAGCAATGTAA
- a CDS encoding ATP-binding protein — translation MTVLQDSNGQGAPQTNSSVPEADSTTRPIDFEKHPVRLRTYSCSTLQAEELADRVAAWINQGVQQAVIFGPPGIGKTYAIRYVTEHLPAKFPDVRFLEVHAGAVSGAPGRERLFLEKHVMELIERAGQRSLVLWIDESQLLDPTTENTLRNLQDRLKNNGIRLLSVLVGHPRVRTLKQKRVAYASDFPTFVPSVPTEAFELHGMRSITEIEHCLKAFDNDCFPRDSGWSHTRFFLPQAYLNGFRLAAYAGDLWQEFVEADRTTGADTRTEVPMSYFAKTIEHALKEGAARDGENIIMDREFWKRAVHQSGWGERYELRHLVGESYALC, via the coding sequence ATGACTGTTCTACAAGACAGCAACGGCCAAGGTGCCCCCCAGACGAATTCTTCAGTGCCGGAAGCGGATTCGACAACTCGCCCGATCGATTTCGAAAAACATCCTGTCCGCCTTCGCACGTACAGTTGTTCAACGCTGCAGGCGGAGGAATTGGCGGACCGTGTTGCCGCGTGGATTAACCAAGGTGTACAGCAGGCAGTCATATTTGGACCGCCCGGCATCGGCAAAACATATGCCATACGATATGTCACCGAACACCTACCTGCTAAATTTCCAGATGTTAGATTTTTGGAAGTGCACGCTGGGGCCGTCAGTGGCGCACCTGGGCGTGAGCGTCTTTTCCTAGAAAAACACGTTATGGAGCTGATCGAGCGGGCAGGCCAGCGCTCATTGGTCCTCTGGATTGACGAATCACAGTTATTGGATCCGACCACGGAAAATACGCTGCGCAACCTGCAGGACCGACTCAAGAACAACGGGATTCGATTACTTAGTGTCCTTGTTGGTCATCCGCGCGTACGAACTCTTAAACAAAAGCGTGTTGCATACGCAAGCGACTTCCCCACGTTCGTTCCCAGCGTACCAACGGAAGCGTTTGAGCTACACGGCATGCGTTCGATAACGGAAATCGAGCACTGCCTCAAGGCTTTCGACAACGACTGCTTTCCGCGCGATAGCGGCTGGTCTCATACCCGTTTTTTCTTACCTCAGGCTTATCTGAACGGCTTCCGTCTGGCAGCATACGCAGGCGACCTATGGCAGGAATTCGTCGAGGCAGATCGGACCACCGGCGCGGATACCAGGACAGAAGTGCCGATGTCCTATTTCGCTAAAACGATCGAACACGCCCTGAAGGAAGGCGCTGCGCGCGATGGCGAAAACATAATTATGGATCGCGAATTTTGGAAAAGAGCGGTGCACCAATCAGGTTGGGGCGAAAGATATGAGCTGCGCCATTTGGTAGGCGAATCTTACGCCCTTTGCTAG
- a CDS encoding DNA-binding protein: MTCSLLPAGRLFKDGVRSGMYFSGVNRVRDEVAARGRHPSIDAVRAVLGETGSRTTILKHVRKTEVEEGGATQAVSDAILALAPLLAEQLKRNATAELTELRARMDDRRGADEGARSELKVRRGEARRALQG, from the coding sequence ATGACATGCAGCTTGCTCCCAGCTGGCAGGCTGTTCAAGGATGGAGTTCGCTCAGGCATGTATTTTTCAGGTGTCAATCGCGTCCGTGACGAGGTGGCCGCTCGGGGCCGACACCCATCGATCGACGCGGTCAGGGCGGTGTTGGGCGAGACGGGGTCCAGGACGACGATCCTTAAACACGTGCGCAAAACCGAGGTCGAGGAGGGCGGCGCGACACAGGCTGTCAGTGATGCGATCCTCGCCCTGGCGCCGCTGCTGGCGGAGCAGCTGAAACGGAATGCTACGGCTGAGCTCACCGAGCTGAGGGCGCGGATGGACGATCGGCGCGGCGCTGACGAAGGTGCCCGGTCTGAACTGAAAGTACGGCGCGGCGAAGCGCGACGGGCTCTGCAAGGCTGA